The following proteins come from a genomic window of Metarhizium brunneum chromosome 2, complete sequence:
- the FUS2_0 gene encoding 20-hydroxy-prefusarin hydrolase FUS2: MAHLLNHFFPSNESFGYEAIRAAGYATCGAADIGEIIAICHNIPAGDEDLWLQEWKAAADRAVANANTSLSRGNTVGARDAFLRASNYYRTAEFYRRQDPHHDQVASAVADASCDAFYKAAALMPHVTTRIAIPYEGTTLPGVMMRPDAGHEPRPLVIVNGGYDSTMEEVVYSVGAAALQLGMNVLAFDGPGQASAVRKQNLCFRHDWEKVVTPVVDYAISQPFVDSSKLVLVGLSMGGYLAARASAFEHRFAAVVLNDGVYDFGSAFLSQLHKIKPSALEVGAILVSDEHDDQVNAVIREAAARDTGIKWALNNGKWVFGIKSEAGVIREAQKYTLKHVVEQINTPTLVLDAPDDHFLKGQPQELFGRMTCEKALISLTRDEGASIHCHAGAGSRLAQVVMDWLLERLN, translated from the coding sequence ATGGCTCACCTCCTAAACCACTTCTTCCCCTCCAACGAAAGCTTCGGCTACGAAGCCATCCGCGCAGCAGGCTACGCCACCTGCGGCGCCGCAGACATCGGCGAGatcatcgccatctgccACAACATccccgccggcgacgaggacctCTGGCTGCAAGAGTGGAAAGCAGCCGCCGACcgcgccgtggccaacgccaacaccaGCCTGTCCAGGGGAAACACAGTCGGCGCCAGGGACGCCTTCCTCCGCGCCTCCAACTACTACCGCACTGCCGAGTTCTACCGTCGCCAGGACCCGCACCACGACCAAGTCGCCtctgccgtggccgacgCCTCCTGCGATGCGTTTTACAAAGCGGCCGCGCTGATGCCCCATGTCACCACCAGGATTGCCATCCCCTACGAGGGAACAACGCTTCCCGGTGTCATGATGAGGCCCGATGCGGGCCATGAGCCCAGGCCCCTCGTCATCGTGAACGGGGGGTACGACTCGACCATGGAAGAGGTCGTTTACAGCGTCGGAGCCGCCGCTCTCCAACTCGGCATGAATGTCCTCGCCTTTGACGGGCCCGGGCAAGCCTCTGCCGTCCGCAAGCAAAACCTCTGCTTCAGACACGACTGGGAAAAGGTCGTCACCCCCGTCGTCGACTACGCCATCTCCCAGCCCTTTGTTGACTCTTCGaaactcgtcctcgtcggcctcagCATGGGCGGGTACCTCGCGGCCCGGGCGAGCGCATTCGAGCACCGCTTCGCAGCCGTCGTCCTCAACGACGGCGTGTACGATTTCGGCAGCGCGTTCCTCTCTCAACTGCACAAGATCAAGCCCAGTGCGCTGGAAGTGGGCGCCATTCTCGTCAGCGATGAGCACGATGACCAGGTCAATGCCGTTATTCGCGAGGCGGCAGCGCGCGACACGGGTATCAAATGGGCCTTGAATAACGGCAAGTGGGTATTCGGAATCAAATCCGAGGCAGGCGTTATTCGCGAGGCGCAAAAGTATACTCTTAAACATGTTGTTGAGCAGATCAACACGCCGACGCTGGTGCTTGATGCACCCGACGATCATTTTCTCAAGGGCCAACCGCAAGAGTTGTTTGGTAGGATGACGTGTGAGAAGGCCTTGATTAGTTTGACCCGGGATGAGGGTGCAAGTATACACTGCCACGCAGGTGCTGGCTCGAGACTGGCGCAGGTCGTTATGGATTGGCTTCTTGAAAGGCTCAATTAG